Genomic segment of Aquarana catesbeiana isolate 2022-GZ linkage group LG09, ASM4218655v1, whole genome shotgun sequence:
aaaaaaacattgGAAAAGCATATCAATAATGCATGTCATAAAGGAAACATACTGTATGTTGACGCATGACAATGCAAATGTCCAACGCTACAAAAAAAGACCTCTATGCACACGCACAGATCTAAATGGAACATCAATATTTTCTGAGGTAATGATCAGGAACAGATGAGCAGATCAGAGTTTTGACTTTACTCTGACCTTCTACTCAGAATTCTTGAACATATTGAAGCCAAAGACAGACAGAGTTTTAGACTTGATCTTTATGCCCTCTAGTGGGCCTTCTGCTTAATGTTCACTAATACTTGTaaacagatgatttttttttacttcctttctCTTTTATTAATGAtctctatacatttttttaattctacCTTCATGTATTTTTGTAGGCCTGATAAAGGAGGATTTTAAGCCCCCAAGACACATCGGCTGCCTTTTGCCGTCCTGTTGTAACTTGTGATACTAATAAAGAACTTTGAACTCTTGAGACGACTGTTGCTCCTTTCGGTATATCTCTGCATGAATTTATCAATTTAGGTGACCCCCTACTTATCTTGGGGGTTCCACGCTTTGTAGGGAGCTGATGAATCCAAGCCACTAGGCTCAATTAAAGACTAATTTGGACAGTTTGAAGATATGAATCCAGCAGCTCACCTACACTACCCCTCAGACTAACATTTTTTGAGCAGAATCACCAAAAATTTGTTTATTACGTGACCGAATAACTTAGCCCATTTAGGCCATAACACAAAATAGAAATTTTGACTAAAGCGGTGTGTGAGCAAAGCACAAGTTTGCTTTAAGACTTTTGACTTTCCTGCTGCTAGATACCTTGTGGAAGCAATACAAAGATGCAGATATGATATGTCTGCATAATTTACAAGGTACAGAGTAATAGGAATGGCTGAGACTAATAAGGGCTCGTTGCAAAGAGCTGGGCTTGCTGTGCTGACAATTTAATTAATGGGTCAGtccccccaaaaattatattttagCTATGCGTAAAAGCTGGAGGGCTGAGACAACCCCTGGCTTCTCATATGTTTTGGAGATCTCCTTGTCATAATTCTTGACCACTTAGAAATTTTGGGGTGTTCTTCTCCATCTTTGCATGTTTTAGAACCATCTTTGAACTCTAATAGGGGTTATGGAACCCTCATAATGGCCATTGCAGGTGTGCAACCCCAAACACAAAGGTGTCACCACTAGAGTTCCCAAGAGATATATAAAATGGATAGGTGGTTTAACTCTCCAACATCTACCAAAACTTGCAACATTAGTTCTGGTGGACTTTTTATTTCAGGAATGTTTCTGATCTCTACTTAGCCCAATCTCTATGTAAGCTATTTTGCTGAAAAGGTCACATGGGGATTTTCTAAAATTCTTTAACATGTCTGCTATTGGCTCTTCACACCAGGTGCATTGAGCTACTTTGATTAGCTAGCATTAGAACCTTTGATCAATTGTTGTTTTTAGCATCACATGCTCATCGCTGATAGTTTTATGAGGTTTGGAAAGGCTGCTTGTagtgggttttgtttaaccattaGGATTAAAGTTGAATTATTTTAGTGATTCAAATAGGTGTTAGGGGTTCAGGTAGAAAGAAGGTGTTTTAGAGTTAGGGACATCTTTCAGGTTGATTAAATCTTGAAAGAAACAGTTCTGTTTTCAGAAATGTTATTAACTTATTTTTGCTTCACATTAAAAAATCAATAATTAATCCACCAAGGTAAGTTGTTATGGCCTAGAACAAATATTtacctctgtaaaaaaaaataaatacatattttccaGGGATGTGAAGCAGTTTTCCCACTGTCCTTTGACCAATATCAGGTTCCAAGAAGAACAATGTAGTCTTACTTTGGGGGTTACAAACAGAAATCGCTTAAAAGGCAAATCCACCGAAATCAAAAGCATTGTAATCCTGGTCCATACCCTCAAAATCCACATCATACTGGCCACCCTCTGCATCTGCTGAGGGGTGATACCCTAACTCCCGAAAATCCGGAGAAGCAGGTTCAACAACACGGGTCCCATGACTTGAGGTGACCATGTATCCCAGGGTTGGTCCAGCTGCAGCTCCACCCATAAGCACACATGCTGTCTTCACACCCCAGTGCAGCTGGGAGCCATGGCGGAGGCAGTGAGGGGGGCACTTCCCTTTACAGTGAGCTGCTCTACCTGTAAGAAGCAACAGGAGTTAATGAGAGCTGCTATAAAAAAGAGACTCACAGTAAAGGAATCACCTACCTTCCTTCTCTTGAGTTCTATCCTTACTTTGACTGGAAACATCACTAAAACAGCATCTTCGGATGGGTGATGTATGGTGGAGCATGCAGCTGGTTGGAGAGAGTGGAGGCTGATACAGACTCTAGAAGAAAGTTTAAAGGTTTGTCATCTTCAGAAAGAGAGTAACTAGTAAAAGAAGTAACTATTAGTATGGTAAAATTCCTGTAGAACAGTGACAATGCtatttgtatgtaaaaaaaattaaaactgaagcgccacaccactgctaCGAGGTCCAGATCCATTTTTTTCTGCGTTAAAAGTCAGGGGTACAATCCAAAAAGCAGCCAACATATTTTGGGGGGCCAAGATCACCCCCTTCATTAGGGCTAGAAAGAACATAAGAAGATCTCCATATCACTCTGATATCAATACAGTATCCCCTTCCACTGGGTCATAATTAAAACCTAATAGTCAATAGTAATAGTCAATACTTTTTTATTTAGGTTTTAATGATGACCCCGAGGAAgggattgtcagggctgggctcagcccttctttctcaaagctggccgctcagctgtcagctaattgtcagctcctatctctccacagtgacctgttgatgatatcctgctcgtcaatcctgcttacttaagccgtccagtccagatgatctctgccttcgccttggtcacatctgtaGACTtacctggctccagatcctgcttgcttttctactacgctcttctctggctccctgacattttggcttttctgactatccgttccggttcctgaactctggctatgttttgactacgtttactctgtttacctttgtttattattattaaacaagtgtgatttaactgtacttctgtctcggtctgatacatggtttctgacagtaggcgaaggccatgaattcagaagatgcagtcaatccacttgttggtaatattttttttgagattggatgagcaggatcaccgcatggatcagtttgccatggctttACAAgcactcctgagtcgcacagcccacctggaatctctcactgtggctgctccggtacaacctgtgttgcaggccgtccctgctgctgctgcagcctctgtgcaggcacccgtctcgaatattacctctataagaggtatgtctggttccgctccgagggtttctcaactaggttgagatatactttgagatgctgctccaggcatttcccacggacagaagtagATTAGGTttggtgatatctttgctttctgagagagccttggcctgggcaaaccctctatgggagacgcaaaaacctgttgtcttgagttaccctgagtttgtggcttcttttaaaagggtatttgacgttcccgcacgctccgcttctgctgccaagtgccccatgtccatcaaacagagtacaagaactgttgccgattacgccattgaattccgtactctgacagcacaggttgcttggaacaatgaggccctcgtggctgctttttctcatggtctctcagataccatcaaggatgttatagcagcctgagatatacccactgagctggagaagttgatcacgtttgccatcttcattgactccagactcccttttaaggagtgcttgtggaagcctcctgtacattggtctccgaactttgcagtcccacccttgcctcactcacctcccatgcctcctggtaccgagtctataaagatgaacccatgcacttgggcttcatgcgtctctctgtggatgagagaacccttaggagggagagattgtgcctttattgtggccaggcaggtcactattTGAAGTCTTTTCCTAACAGTCCAGGGAAtgctcgaaccttgaggtcctgttacggacagaccttaggtggcgttgtttcgtccccagttatccagaaggataagcccctggtttcggttaccctttcttggtctgagtcatccgttgagatacaggctctaatcgactctggggctgcaggcctgtccattgatgctgcctttgtatcgaagcacttgaatCTGCTGCAGGTGCGTGACACtatacttgccattgaggctcataatgggagacctctacagccttcccatgtgactcatgagactgttccattgtccatggccgtaggggctcttcaccatgagataatccaattccaagttatttcctcacctaagtttctgctggttattggttatccttggttacagtagCACAacacctcttttgattggctccgtgttgaggttctctcctggttgccacaatgcagtaagacatgcttccagaaggtagccaaggtcctgtgcacctctttttttttttttttttttattccatatttttattagagttttaaagagtacattgtacaattaaacattgtacgtcgtgcaacgacgtctgTATAACAATCATATATATGAACTTCTATCCACATACAGGGATCTAGTAGAAACATGTATATACGAATGTAAGTAATAATCGTGTCATTTCGTATAATGCTAACAGTAAGAAAACTCTGAGAGGTCGTATTCGGTCCACTTCACAAGTGTGTCACCCCATGTGGGACCTTTAGTGGCACAGGAGCGAAGCGGACCCTTTTGTAGTGGACACGAAAGTTCCAAacagtggaaaaagaaaaaaaaaaacttttcagttaCAAAGGTAACATAACATTCCTAAGGAGTGataggtattgctcggtcaagaaggggGGTCAGAATAACCGTTCTTTTGTGCGCAGGGTGCGCAGTTTCTAGTCCAGTCGGTCCAAGGTTGCCATGCTTTGCGTATTTTAGTGGCTTGCCCAGATATTGTGGCTGTGGTGGTCTCGTAACTGTAGTGTAGTGATACCAAGTCTGTGATTTGAGTAAGCGTCAGATGTGTGTCAGATTTCCAGTGTCTAGTTATATTGAGTCTGGCTGCCATGAGGATGTGGGTGATTGTGAATTGGAGGGGGTGAGGAAAGTCCTCAATAGTGAGGTTGAGGATCGCTAGGGCCGGTGTTGGAGGGGTCGTGATTTGAGTGATGGTCGAGATTAAGTGGAAGGTGTCTTCCCAATATTTGCGGAGTTCGGTGCACGACCAGAAGACATGCAGTAGGTCGCTTGTggaagatttacatctccagcaagtattagggatttgagggttaaaagatgttatgcgggcaggggtcagataccatcttAGTGTAATcttctgtgtgagttcccatagggccgtgcatttggtggatttgtaaatagtcttgagggcttgttgccattgtgtgtctgtaaaatttgtggcaaggtctttttcccaggtgtGGTGGGGTGGCATTTTGGTAAAGGTACGTTTTTGGTGAAGGTTGTTATAAAAATATGAGATCCCTTTGATTTTTATGTCGGGGTTGGTGAGGTATTCCCAAGTCTTGGGGTGTATATTATAGATGGGGAGTGGTATAGTTTGCAGGCAGTGGCGTATACGGAGGTAAGTGAAGTATTCGGATGCGGGTATGGCGTATGTGGTTTGTAGTTGAGGAAATGATTTGATGTGGTTTTCTTGTATTATGTCTTGTATGTAATTTATACCTTTAAGGATCCAAGGTGAGAGTGAGATTTCTGGCATTAGATGGAGTAAGGATTGTATGGGGATGTGGGATTGTGGTGTGGTGGGAGAATATTGCATTTGGGATGCCGCTTTTTTCCATGCCTGTGCTGAGGCTTTCACGGTGGGAGATAGGGATTTTGGGATTGGAGCGCCTAGGGGAATGCTTAgcagccatgttttcaggtttggtCTAATGAGTGAAGATTGTTCAATGTGGCCCCatagagtggacggggatgggtgaaaccagcagggtagttgggcCAGAATAGCCGCCAGGTGGTAGTCTTCAAAGTCTATTGAGCTCGAGCCCCCTACCAGTCTGTGTTTGATCAGTTTTGTGTGGGCACATCTGGGTCTTTTTCCTTTCCAGAGGAATTTATTAAACAGCGTCTGGAGGGATCTGAAGAATGTGGTGGGCAGGGGAATAGGTAGGGTTCGAAAGTAGTAGAGTATTTGAGGAAGgcagatcattttaaaggccgcaaggcGACCTGTCCAGGAGAGTTCGTGTTTC
This window contains:
- the LOC141107729 gene encoding uncharacterized protein → MEMDSSPIHQGYLKKYGGFLFKQWKERYLQLTQEGSLLVSRDADSSADLEIPLLSRCQAILEGIELGEMPKLPAGTQKSSCLGLSLSDGRTLLLLAPDSQECSKWINILRKVKESLYQPPLSPTSCMLHHTSPIRRCCFSDVSSQSKDRTQEKEGRAAHCKGKCPPHCLRHGSQLHWGVKTACVLMGGAAAGPTLGYMVTSSHGTRVVEPASPDFRELGYHPSADAEGGQYDVDFEGMDQDYNAFDFGGFAF